Proteins encoded in a region of the Sphingopyxis sp. OAS728 genome:
- a CDS encoding TonB-dependent receptor plug domain-containing protein, with product MRKDSEKLGYRIARGSSIAALAAGLLLAVPAAAQTVADTEATADEEILVTGSRIARAGFDQPTPTTVIGEDELRLGARPNIQQVLNDLPQIRPTTTPTVSNGNTSTGTAPVDMRGLGSNRTLVLLDGRRFVGEGNLNFIPTNLVERVEVVTGGASAAWGSGAVAGVVNILLDKDYDGLSVGGNFGTSSRGDGFRYGFDAKFGTGFADGRGHFIIGGEYVKDEGVIQRSTRPQLNSPDFIPSGTGSELVRDVNFGNVTLGGLITSGVLAGQTFNADGTLRPFDRGTAVGAGAFPLRMVGGADGINLYDTIPVSSPFERLSTYARLSFEVGDATFWVDGSYARSLSNAPFFGDYTVGGALGLPYLTIQANNPYLSTAVRDRLAAAGETSFTFGRYFNDILQLQFRGERVSKEGAIGVDGTFGNGFRYKAWYSHGEVESDQTMGNSRLVRQFNNAINAVSSGGQIVCAINVDANPANDDPACRPLNPFGPLNASPEARAYVTGAQRAFSTSKLDSVGAEIQGDLFSLWAGPVTLAVGAEARWEEQVSSRDDFTVANASNFGILVFSAPTSGGFNVKEAFGEVLFPLLKLENAVEIDLSGAARYSDYSTSGGIWTWKAGGTARLFNDLLLRVTRSRDIRSPGIGELFALRSINIGPLNDQDRAGRAAANPAYNPQPSTVTTFTGGNPNLVPEVSYTTSIGATFSPSFLRGFSASVDYYKIKIDGAVTALNGSNLTLLCSRGVTSACDAVTRDATGTVTQVAATQQNIASFETSGLDMEASYVTRLATGGSIRLRALATYVDKLVFDTGVTRVETAGDVGDSVQRATPKWRGTLSATYEDSNVGFDIRARYIDGGNYDRTRTTLINNKIASRTYVDLGARFKIEDRFTLFGNVNNVFDRDPPLITVNSTLYDVVGRYFTVGARVDF from the coding sequence ATGCGTAAGGATAGTGAGAAGCTCGGTTACCGGATCGCGCGCGGCAGCAGCATTGCGGCGTTGGCTGCGGGCTTATTGCTCGCCGTGCCCGCTGCGGCACAGACTGTCGCCGATACGGAGGCCACGGCTGACGAGGAGATTCTCGTCACGGGATCGCGCATCGCGCGCGCCGGTTTCGATCAGCCAACCCCCACCACGGTGATCGGCGAGGATGAATTGCGCCTCGGCGCGCGCCCGAACATCCAGCAGGTGCTGAACGACCTTCCGCAAATCCGCCCCACGACGACACCGACGGTGTCGAACGGCAACACCTCGACCGGCACCGCGCCGGTCGACATGCGCGGCCTCGGTTCGAACCGTACGCTCGTGCTGCTCGACGGCCGCCGCTTCGTTGGTGAGGGCAATCTGAATTTCATCCCGACGAACCTGGTCGAGCGCGTCGAGGTTGTGACGGGCGGCGCCTCGGCCGCCTGGGGTTCGGGCGCGGTCGCGGGCGTCGTCAACATCCTGCTCGACAAGGATTATGACGGTCTGTCGGTTGGCGGCAATTTCGGCACTTCGTCGCGCGGCGACGGATTCCGCTATGGCTTCGACGCGAAATTCGGGACGGGGTTCGCCGACGGGCGCGGCCATTTCATCATCGGCGGCGAATATGTCAAAGATGAGGGCGTGATCCAGCGGAGCACGCGGCCGCAGCTCAACAGCCCCGATTTCATTCCCTCGGGCACCGGGTCGGAACTGGTCCGCGACGTGAATTTCGGCAACGTCACCTTGGGCGGTCTCATCACCAGCGGCGTGCTTGCCGGGCAGACCTTCAACGCTGACGGCACGCTGCGGCCTTTCGATCGCGGCACGGCCGTCGGTGCGGGCGCTTTCCCGCTGCGGATGGTCGGCGGTGCGGACGGCATCAATCTCTATGATACCATTCCCGTTTCGTCGCCCTTCGAGCGGCTGAGCACCTATGCCCGGCTGAGCTTCGAAGTGGGTGACGCGACCTTCTGGGTCGACGGCAGCTATGCGCGCTCGCTGTCGAATGCGCCCTTCTTTGGCGACTACACCGTCGGCGGGGCGCTGGGCCTGCCATATCTCACGATCCAGGCAAACAACCCCTATCTGTCGACGGCTGTTCGCGACCGGCTTGCTGCCGCAGGCGAGACAAGCTTTACCTTCGGCCGCTATTTCAACGACATCCTGCAACTGCAGTTCCGCGGCGAGCGGGTGAGCAAGGAAGGCGCGATCGGCGTCGACGGCACGTTCGGCAACGGCTTCCGCTACAAGGCCTGGTACAGCCACGGCGAGGTCGAGAGCGACCAGACGATGGGCAACTCGCGCCTCGTGCGGCAGTTCAACAATGCAATCAATGCGGTATCGAGCGGGGGGCAAATCGTCTGCGCGATCAATGTCGACGCCAACCCGGCCAACGACGATCCCGCGTGCCGGCCGCTCAATCCCTTCGGCCCCCTGAATGCGTCGCCCGAAGCGCGCGCCTATGTCACGGGAGCGCAGCGGGCGTTCAGCACCTCGAAGCTCGATTCGGTGGGCGCCGAAATTCAGGGCGATCTTTTCTCGCTGTGGGCGGGCCCGGTAACCTTGGCGGTCGGCGCCGAGGCGCGTTGGGAAGAACAGGTGTCGTCGCGCGACGACTTCACGGTCGCGAACGCCAGCAACTTCGGCATCCTCGTCTTTTCGGCGCCGACTTCGGGCGGGTTCAACGTCAAGGAAGCCTTCGGCGAAGTGCTGTTCCCGCTGCTCAAGCTCGAAAATGCGGTGGAGATCGATCTGAGCGGTGCCGCGCGCTATTCCGACTACAGCACCAGCGGCGGCATCTGGACGTGGAAAGCCGGCGGTACTGCGCGTTTGTTCAACGACCTGCTCCTGCGGGTGACACGCTCGCGCGACATTCGTTCGCCGGGCATCGGCGAGTTGTTCGCGCTTCGTTCGATCAACATCGGACCGCTCAACGATCAGGACCGGGCCGGGCGTGCGGCGGCGAACCCCGCCTATAACCCGCAACCCTCGACCGTGACGACGTTCACCGGCGGCAACCCCAATCTGGTGCCCGAAGTGAGTTACACGACGTCGATCGGCGCGACATTCTCGCCGTCCTTCCTGCGCGGCTTCAGTGCTTCGGTTGACTATTACAAGATCAAGATCGACGGTGCGGTTACGGCGCTTAACGGATCGAACCTCACTTTGCTCTGTTCGCGCGGGGTCACTTCGGCCTGCGATGCTGTTACGCGCGATGCGACGGGGACCGTCACCCAAGTCGCCGCCACCCAACAGAATATTGCGAGCTTCGAGACGAGCGGGCTCGACATGGAGGCCTCCTATGTCACCCGGCTTGCCACTGGCGGCAGCATCCGGCTTCGCGCGCTCGCGACCTATGTCGACAAGCTGGTGTTCGATACCGGCGTTACCCGGGTCGAGACGGCGGGCGACGTCGGAGATTCGGTGCAGCGCGCGACGCCGAAATGGCGCGGAACGCTCAGCGCGACTTATGAGGATAGCAATGTCGGGTTCGACATTCGCGCGCGCTATATCGATGGCGGCAATTACGATCGGACGCGCACGACGCTGATCAATAACAAGATTGCTTCGCGAACCTATGTCGACCTTGGCGCGCGGTTCAAGATCGAGGATCGCTTCACGCTGTTCGGCAACGTCAACAATGTGTTCGACCGCGATCCGCCGCTGATCACCGTGAACAGCACGCTGTACGACGTCGTCGGCCGCTACTTCACCGTCGGCGCGCGGGTCGATTTCTAG
- a CDS encoding CocE/NonD family hydrolase, with the protein MLRFCSPLALVLAAVAAQPSAAQDLSKYTPEALDSEIATLADSRIAVMVPMRDGVRLSTNIYTPKNAKGRLPVILWKTPYNEHKLRGSTQRYAIEAVRRGYVFIVQNERGRYFSEGKYEILGKPQTDGYDTLSWIAGQGWSNGKVGTLGCSSSAEWQLALAGLNHPAHAAMVPMAAGAGIGKVGRFQEQGNWYTGGVPRSLFFVWLYGVDNPVRAQLPADIDEATRARATLNNDLAATKPKVDWNKHIKHLPVDSLLSSLGEPPQTFDTLIARSPADPAWREGGLYHDDMGWGVPALWFNSWYDVSIGPNLELFNHARASKTDAEAAANQYAVIAPVTHCGYSRLGKDSVVGERSMGDTSFDVDGAVFGWFDRWLKGDKKAFPDSTPHVRYFAMGANQWRSNESWPPKGTKPLRLYLDSGGDANSLNGGGRLVAAAPGTDTPDRFRYDPMNPVPTVGGGDCCNGGIVIPGAFDQRGVEIRDDVLVYSTEPLTEAIEVSGFVDALLHVSSSAPDTDFAVKLVDVAPDGTAWIIGDTIFRARYRDGFDKPAMMRPGEVYPIKPSPIATSIRFGAGHRIRIEVTSSNFPKFVRNLNTGGPNERESKGVVATNVIHHAPGRLSYVELPVVR; encoded by the coding sequence ATGTTGCGCTTTTGCTCGCCGCTTGCTTTGGTTCTTGCCGCCGTCGCGGCGCAGCCGTCCGCGGCACAGGACCTGTCGAAATATACGCCGGAAGCCTTGGACAGCGAAATCGCGACGCTCGCCGATTCCCGCATCGCGGTGATGGTGCCGATGCGTGACGGGGTTCGCCTGTCGACCAACATCTACACGCCAAAGAACGCCAAGGGCCGCCTGCCGGTGATCCTGTGGAAGACACCTTATAATGAGCACAAGTTGCGCGGATCGACCCAGCGCTATGCGATCGAGGCGGTGCGCCGCGGCTATGTCTTCATCGTCCAGAACGAGCGCGGCCGCTATTTCTCCGAAGGCAAATATGAGATCCTCGGCAAGCCACAGACCGACGGGTACGACACACTAAGTTGGATCGCAGGCCAAGGCTGGTCGAACGGCAAGGTTGGCACGCTCGGCTGTTCGTCCTCGGCCGAATGGCAGCTCGCGCTCGCCGGGCTGAACCATCCCGCGCATGCGGCGATGGTGCCGATGGCCGCGGGCGCCGGGATCGGCAAGGTCGGCCGCTTTCAGGAACAGGGCAATTGGTACACCGGCGGCGTGCCACGCAGCCTGTTTTTCGTCTGGCTCTATGGTGTCGACAATCCGGTCCGCGCCCAGCTTCCCGCCGACATCGACGAAGCCACCCGCGCCCGCGCGACGCTCAACAACGATCTCGCCGCGACCAAGCCCAAGGTCGACTGGAACAAGCATATCAAGCACCTGCCAGTCGATAGCTTGCTGTCGAGCCTCGGCGAGCCGCCGCAGACCTTCGACACGCTGATCGCGCGCTCGCCCGCCGACCCGGCCTGGCGCGAGGGCGGGCTGTATCACGACGACATGGGCTGGGGCGTGCCCGCGCTGTGGTTCAACAGCTGGTACGACGTCTCGATCGGCCCCAATCTCGAGCTGTTCAACCATGCCCGCGCGAGCAAGACCGACGCCGAAGCCGCCGCAAACCAATATGCGGTGATCGCACCCGTTACCCACTGCGGCTATTCGCGCCTCGGCAAGGATAGTGTCGTCGGCGAACGTTCGATGGGCGACACGAGCTTCGACGTCGATGGCGCCGTGTTCGGCTGGTTCGACCGCTGGCTGAAGGGCGACAAAAAGGCCTTCCCCGATTCGACGCCGCACGTCCGCTATTTCGCGATGGGCGCGAACCAGTGGCGGAGCAATGAAAGCTGGCCGCCCAAGGGCACCAAGCCGCTGCGGCTGTATCTCGACAGCGGCGGCGACGCGAACAGCCTCAACGGCGGCGGCCGCCTGGTCGCCGCAGCGCCCGGCACCGACACGCCCGACCGCTTCCGCTACGATCCGATGAACCCCGTCCCGACGGTGGGCGGCGGCGACTGCTGCAACGGCGGGATCGTGATCCCCGGCGCGTTCGACCAGCGCGGGGTCGAGATCCGCGACGATGTGCTCGTCTATTCGACCGAGCCGCTGACCGAGGCGATCGAGGTGAGCGGCTTCGTCGACGCGCTGCTCCACGTCTCGTCGAGCGCGCCCGATACCGATTTCGCGGTGAAGCTGGTCGACGTCGCACCCGACGGCACCGCGTGGATCATCGGCGATACGATCTTTCGCGCGCGCTATCGCGATGGCTTCGACAAGCCGGCGATGATGCGCCCGGGCGAGGTCTATCCGATCAAGCCGTCGCCGATCGCGACGAGCATCCGTTTCGGCGCCGGCCACCGCATCCGCATCGAGGTCACCTCGTCCAACTTCCCCAAATTCGTGCGCAACCTCAACACCGGCGGGCCGAACGAGCGCGAGAGCAAGGGCGTCGTCGCAACGAATGTCATCCATCATGCGCCGGGCCGCCTTTCCTATGTCGAGTTGCCGGTCGTGCGATGA
- a CDS encoding dipeptidase, which yields MMLFSRRQAICAAGAAIAVPLAAPYVARAQVRISPFTNRAYSKRAIELVQRAVVVDMLAPIKIDFDPSYYTKALSEKETADFRASGINAIHHAVGIGGPTAKEQALSFFAIWGNFVARNSHVFTGVDKFADILRAKKDGKVAVIMGLQNADHFNRPADVKTFYEIGQRCAQLTYNSQNRIGSGSTDRVDGGVSDFGVEIIKAMNEVGMLVDVSHCGDRTTLDAIEISAKPIAITHSNCRALIDHPRVKTDEAIKACAAKGGVMGITGVRNFVSKTDPTTIVNYADHIDHVVKLVGIDHVGVGTDSDLYGYDDTSPEMNKMLRGAYKDSYAFREKIDIDGFDHPLKMFDLTEELLRRKYSDANILAVLGGNFQRLLTATWGG from the coding sequence ATGATGTTATTTTCTCGACGACAGGCCATTTGTGCCGCGGGCGCGGCGATCGCGGTTCCCCTCGCCGCCCCCTATGTCGCGCGGGCGCAGGTCCGGATCAGCCCGTTCACGAACCGCGCATATTCGAAGCGCGCGATCGAGCTGGTCCAGCGTGCGGTCGTGGTCGACATGCTCGCGCCGATCAAGATCGACTTCGACCCCAGCTATTACACCAAGGCGTTGAGCGAAAAGGAGACCGCGGACTTTCGCGCCAGCGGCATCAATGCCATCCACCATGCGGTCGGCATCGGCGGCCCGACGGCAAAGGAACAGGCGCTCAGCTTCTTTGCGATCTGGGGCAATTTCGTCGCGCGCAACAGCCATGTCTTCACCGGGGTCGACAAGTTCGCCGACATCCTGCGCGCCAAGAAGGACGGCAAGGTCGCGGTGATCATGGGGCTGCAGAATGCCGACCATTTCAATCGTCCTGCCGACGTCAAGACCTTCTACGAGATCGGCCAGCGCTGCGCGCAGCTCACCTATAATTCGCAGAACCGCATCGGATCGGGGTCGACCGACCGTGTCGATGGCGGCGTCAGCGATTTCGGCGTCGAGATCATCAAGGCGATGAACGAGGTCGGCATGCTCGTCGACGTCTCGCATTGCGGCGACCGTACCACCCTCGACGCGATCGAAATTTCGGCCAAGCCGATCGCGATCACGCACAGCAATTGCCGCGCGCTGATCGATCATCCGCGCGTCAAGACCGACGAGGCGATCAAGGCCTGCGCCGCCAAGGGCGGCGTTATGGGCATAACCGGGGTGCGCAATTTCGTGAGCAAGACCGATCCGACGACGATCGTGAATTATGCCGACCATATCGACCATGTCGTGAAGCTCGTCGGGATCGACCATGTCGGCGTCGGCACCGATTCCGACCTCTATGGCTATGACGACACGTCGCCCGAGATGAACAAGATGCTGCGCGGCGCCTATAAGGACAGCTACGCCTTCCGCGAAAAGATCGACATCGACGGGTTCGACCACCCGCTCAAGATGTTCGATCTGACCGAAGAGCTGCTGCGCCGCAAATATTCCGACGCGAACATCCTCGCCGTGCTCGGCGGCAATTTCCAGCGGCTGCTGACCGCAACCTGGGGCGGCTGA
- a CDS encoding CocE/NonD family hydrolase, whose product MRGSIRYGLALLFGVVAGGAAMVQPAASPPVAAAQSLSGYEAQDVMIPMRDGVRLHAQIWRPKGHVGELPILMTRSPYGFTKARIDTGLSKSGGYGELAEDKFIFVFQDIRGRFGSEGEFVNLRPLKKTADGIDEATDTYDSIDWLVKNLPGNNGKVGVFGVSYGGWTAAVATVNPHPALKAVTSQASPEDMFIGDDFLHNGAFRLDYAWSWVSALETDGRTMNAFDFGTDDAYDWYLKQSDLANMDQRLLGRSMPSWQNFVSHPNYDSFWRDSRTSHMMPARVAVPNLIVAGWWDQEDFYGPMTIYANQEKGDDRGLNYLVVGPWNHGGWRGEGRKYGPFELGGKTGQWFRSTVELPWFRYWLKGVGKLDQPEALVFQSGSNKWQRLSRWPAVEGKRRNLYLHPDGKLSFDAPKSRKGASSFVSDPANPVPYRDRAILKPFMRPGSEWSTWLADDQAPFAKRKDVLFWQTEPLAEDMTVAGDIAARLFASTTGTDADWVVKLVDIYPSDAATPEGLRGRQRMIANDVFRGRFRTSYEKPAAIKPGKALEYKIDLHSASHVFRKGHRIGVQVQSSWFPLIDRNPQTFVPNILKAKPGDYRAQTHSVFYSRDLPSSISMAVVPGEADRLPVGGQ is encoded by the coding sequence ATGAGAGGTTCGATCCGCTACGGTCTTGCGCTGCTGTTCGGCGTTGTTGCCGGCGGCGCGGCGATGGTGCAACCGGCGGCTAGTCCGCCGGTTGCAGCCGCCCAAAGCCTTTCGGGCTATGAAGCGCAGGATGTGATGATTCCGATGCGCGACGGCGTTCGTCTGCACGCGCAGATATGGCGTCCGAAAGGCCATGTCGGCGAACTCCCCATCCTTATGACGCGGTCGCCCTATGGTTTCACCAAGGCCCGCATCGACACCGGCCTCAGCAAGTCGGGGGGCTATGGCGAGCTCGCCGAGGACAAGTTCATCTTTGTCTTTCAGGACATCCGCGGCCGCTTCGGTTCCGAAGGCGAGTTCGTGAACCTGCGGCCGCTCAAGAAGACCGCCGACGGCATCGACGAGGCGACCGACACATATGACAGCATCGACTGGCTGGTAAAAAACCTGCCCGGCAACAATGGCAAGGTCGGGGTGTTCGGCGTGTCCTACGGCGGCTGGACCGCCGCGGTGGCGACGGTGAATCCGCATCCTGCATTGAAGGCGGTGACCTCGCAGGCGTCGCCCGAAGACATGTTCATCGGCGACGACTTCTTGCACAATGGCGCCTTCCGGCTCGACTATGCCTGGTCTTGGGTGTCGGCGCTCGAGACCGACGGCCGGACGATGAACGCGTTCGATTTCGGCACCGACGATGCCTATGACTGGTATCTGAAACAGTCCGACCTCGCGAATATGGACCAGCGGCTGCTCGGCCGTTCGATGCCAAGCTGGCAAAACTTCGTTTCGCACCCAAATTACGACAGCTTCTGGCGCGACAGCCGCACGTCGCACATGATGCCGGCCAGGGTCGCGGTTCCCAATCTGATCGTTGCCGGCTGGTGGGACCAGGAAGATTTCTATGGCCCCATGACGATCTATGCCAATCAGGAGAAGGGCGACGATCGCGGCCTGAACTATCTGGTCGTCGGGCCGTGGAACCACGGGGGCTGGCGCGGCGAGGGCAGAAAATATGGCCCGTTCGAACTGGGCGGCAAGACGGGGCAATGGTTCCGCAGCACCGTCGAGCTTCCATGGTTCCGCTATTGGCTAAAGGGCGTCGGCAAGCTCGATCAGCCCGAGGCGCTGGTCTTCCAGTCGGGCAGCAACAAGTGGCAGCGCCTTTCGCGCTGGCCCGCCGTCGAAGGCAAGCGGCGCAACCTCTATCTGCATCCCGACGGCAAGCTTTCCTTCGACGCGCCGAAGTCGCGCAAGGGCGCCAGCAGTTTCGTTTCGGATCCGGCGAACCCGGTCCCCTATCGCGACCGGGCGATATTGAAGCCGTTCATGCGACCGGGATCGGAGTGGTCGACGTGGTTAGCGGACGACCAAGCCCCCTTTGCGAAGCGCAAGGACGTCTTGTTCTGGCAGACCGAGCCGCTGGCCGAGGATATGACCGTCGCCGGCGATATCGCGGCGCGCCTGTTTGCCAGCACAACGGGCACCGATGCCGATTGGGTGGTCAAGCTGGTCGATATCTACCCGTCCGACGCGGCGACGCCTGAGGGTTTACGCGGGCGTCAGCGGATGATCGCGAACGACGTGTTCCGCGGCCGCTTTCGTACCAGCTATGAAAAGCCAGCAGCGATCAAGCCGGGCAAGGCGCTGGAATACAAGATCGACCTCCATTCCGCGTCGCATGTGTTTCGCAAAGGGCACCGCATCGGGGTGCAAGTACAGAGCAGCTGGTTCCCGCTGATCGACCGCAACCCGCAGACCTTCGTGCCCAATATCCTGAAAGCCAAACCCGGCGACTATCGCGCGCAGACGCATTCGGTCTTCTATTCGCGCGATCTGCCTTCATCGATCTCGATGGCCGTGGTGCCCGGCGAAGCGGACAGGCTGCCGGTCGGCGGCCAATAA